One segment of [Limnothrix rosea] IAM M-220 DNA contains the following:
- a CDS encoding isoaspartyl peptidase/L-asparaginase codes for MGVRPKLIIHGGAGSSLKGKGGLTAVRESLHRIVTAVYDFLEKGGSAVEAVILGAKLMEDEPRFNAGTGSVLQSDGQIRMSASLMDGSAQKFSGVINVSRIKNPIEVAQVLQTETDRVLSDLGAAEMVRELQMPIHNPLTDLRLHEWLAERQGNFRSSMAGVVAEDEMASTARRGTIGVVALDQDGKVAAATSTGGKGLERIGRVSDSAMPAGNYATTVAGVSCTGIGEDIIDECLAAKIVIRVTDGMTLAEAMQKSIDESTKNQRDLGAISLDVQGNIVWGKTSEVLLAAYHDGDAVGDTLEWHIEPGVGSV; via the coding sequence GGTGGAGCCGGCAGCTCCCTAAAAGGGAAAGGTGGTTTAACTGCAGTACGTGAATCCCTCCATCGGATTGTCACCGCAGTTTATGACTTTTTAGAAAAGGGTGGTAGTGCCGTTGAGGCCGTAATTTTAGGCGCAAAACTCATGGAAGATGAGCCTCGGTTTAATGCCGGTACAGGATCGGTGTTGCAGTCGGACGGACAAATTCGCATGAGTGCCTCCCTCATGGATGGTTCAGCCCAAAAATTTAGTGGTGTCATTAATGTGAGTCGTATCAAAAATCCTATCGAAGTGGCGCAGGTTCTCCAGACGGAAACGGATCGTGTGTTATCAGATCTTGGGGCGGCGGAAATGGTGCGCGAATTACAAATGCCTATTCATAACCCCCTCACCGATTTGCGGCTCCATGAATGGCTGGCTGAGCGCCAAGGAAATTTCAGGAGCAGTATGGCGGGTGTTGTCGCTGAAGATGAAATGGCGAGTACGGCGCGGCGCGGCACAATTGGGGTAGTTGCTCTCGATCAAGACGGCAAGGTGGCTGCTGCAACTTCCACTGGTGGTAAAGGGCTAGAGCGTATTGGTCGGGTGAGTGATTCGGCTATGCCTGCGGGAAATTATGCGACAACTGTGGCGGGTGTGAGTTGCACAGGCATTGGGGAAGACATTATTGATGAATGTTTGGCCGCAAAAATTGTGATTCGGGTGACAGATGGCATGACTCTAGCTGAGGCGATGCAAAAGTCCATTGATGAATCTACAAAAAATCAGCGGGATCTCGGTGCCATTTCCCTTGATGTCCAAGGCAATATTGTGTGGGGCAAAACTAGTGAAGTTCTACTGGCGGCCTACCATGATGGTGATGCTGTTGGCGATAC